The Neobacillus sp. OS1-2 genome includes a window with the following:
- the yajC gene encoding preprotein translocase subunit YajC, with translation MQGLGTIVPLILMFVLFYFLLIRPQQKRQKKVQSMQNELKKGDKIVTIGGLHGFIDSLDDNKVVIKCGDGSRLTYDRNAIREVTEAGAGEGVSLSK, from the coding sequence ATGCAAGGTTTGGGTACAATCGTTCCATTAATATTAATGTTTGTGTTATTTTATTTCCTATTGATTCGTCCGCAACAAAAGCGCCAAAAAAAGGTTCAAAGTATGCAGAACGAATTGAAAAAGGGTGATAAAATCGTCACGATTGGTGGTTTACATGGTTTTATCGACTCGCTTGATGATAATAAAGTCGTGATTAAATGTGGAGACGGCAGTCGTCTTACATATGACCGCAATGCTATTCGTGAAGTCACAGAAGCTGGCGCCGGTGAAGGGGTTAGTCTATCAAAGTAA
- the tgt gene encoding tRNA guanosine(34) transglycosylase Tgt: MTAIRYELIKTCKQTGARLGRVHTPHGSFDTPAFMPVGTLATVKTMSPEDLKEMGAGIILSNTYHLWLRPGHEIIREAGGLHKFMNWDRAILTDSGGFQVFSLSEFRKIEEEGVHFRNHMSGEKLFLSPEKAMEIQNALGSDIMMSFDECPPFPATFEYMKKSVERTSRWAERCLKAHERTNDQGLFGIVQGGEYEELRKQSARDLTSLDFPGYAIGGLSVGEPKDIMNRMLEFTTPLLPSNKPRYLMGVGSPDSLIDGSIRGIDMFDCVLPTRIARNGTLMTSEGRLVVKNAKFAKDFGPLDPECDCYTCRNYSRAYIRHLIKCDETFGIRLTSYHNLYFLLRLMEKVRQAIMEDRLGDFREEFFERYGFNKPNAKNF, translated from the coding sequence TTGACAGCAATTCGCTATGAATTAATAAAAACATGTAAACAAACGGGGGCTAGGCTTGGCCGTGTTCACACGCCGCATGGTTCCTTTGATACTCCGGCGTTTATGCCAGTCGGAACCTTGGCGACCGTGAAAACGATGTCGCCCGAAGATTTAAAAGAAATGGGTGCCGGGATTATATTAAGCAATACCTATCATTTGTGGCTTCGCCCGGGACATGAGATTATCAGGGAAGCAGGCGGCCTGCATAAATTCATGAATTGGGATCGTGCAATCTTAACCGATTCTGGCGGATTCCAAGTGTTCAGTTTAAGTGAATTCCGTAAAATTGAAGAAGAGGGCGTTCATTTCCGCAACCATATGAGTGGTGAGAAATTATTTTTATCACCTGAAAAAGCGATGGAAATTCAAAATGCCCTTGGCTCTGATATCATGATGTCCTTTGATGAGTGCCCGCCATTTCCGGCAACATTTGAATATATGAAGAAGTCGGTCGAACGGACATCGAGATGGGCTGAACGTTGCTTAAAGGCGCATGAGCGTACGAACGATCAGGGGTTATTTGGAATTGTCCAAGGTGGAGAATATGAAGAGCTTCGTAAACAAAGTGCGCGTGACCTTACTTCCCTTGATTTCCCAGGGTATGCTATTGGTGGTTTATCCGTTGGAGAGCCAAAGGATATCATGAACCGGATGCTAGAATTTACGACACCGCTCTTACCATCTAATAAGCCTCGCTACCTTATGGGTGTGGGGTCGCCTGACTCGTTAATTGATGGCTCGATTCGCGGAATCGATATGTTTGACTGTGTTCTGCCAACGCGAATTGCCCGCAATGGGACATTAATGACAAGTGAAGGGCGTCTTGTGGTGAAAAATGCAAAATTTGCGAAAGATTTTGGTCCGCTTGATCCTGAATGCGATTGCTATACATGCCGAAATTATAGCAGAGCCTATATCCGGCATTTGATAAAATGTGATGAAACATTTGGAATAAGATTAACGTCTTACCATAATCTCTATTTTCTGTTAAGATTAATGGAGAAAGTCAGACAAGCTATTATGGAAGACCGGCTTGGTGATTTCCGTGAAGAGTTTTTTGAACGTTATGGTTTTAATAAACCGAACGCGAAAAATTTCTAA
- a CDS encoding DUF421 domain-containing protein codes for MSDYFTIVFRTLFFYLLILVIFRLMGKREIGELSILDLVVFIMIGEMAVVSIEKVHSPLFHTILPMVLLMLVQVSLALLSLKSKKFRDMVDGRPSIIINRGKIDEHAMRKQRYNFDDLMTQLREKDIRSIANVEFAILESSGSLSVIEKLKSSKEDGKQGDITIPLILDGNIEEENLKRINKTNLWLRQELKKKGYRDVKKISFCSYENGKFFIDLQDEY; via the coding sequence GTGTCAGATTATTTCACGATTGTGTTTCGAACTTTGTTTTTCTATTTACTAATCCTTGTTATTTTTCGGTTAATGGGGAAAAGGGAAATTGGTGAATTAAGCATCCTAGATCTTGTCGTTTTCATCATGATTGGTGAAATGGCGGTTGTGTCGATTGAAAAAGTTCATTCCCCGTTGTTTCATACCATTCTGCCCATGGTGCTCTTAATGCTTGTTCAGGTCTCACTCGCACTCCTTTCACTAAAAAGTAAAAAATTTCGAGACATGGTTGATGGCCGACCGAGTATTATTATTAATCGCGGAAAGATTGATGAACATGCAATGCGGAAGCAGCGGTACAATTTTGATGATTTAATGACACAGCTTCGCGAGAAGGATATTCGCAGTATTGCAAATGTGGAGTTTGCCATCTTAGAATCATCTGGAAGTCTATCTGTCATTGAAAAGTTGAAAAGCAGTAAAGAAGATGGGAAACAGGGGGATATTACGATTCCATTAATATTAGATGGTAATATTGAAGAGGAAAATTTGAAAAGGATAAATAAAACAAATCTTTGGCTTCGCCAAGAATTGAAAAAAAAGGGCTATCGAGATGTAAAGAAGATTTCCTTTTGCAGTTACGAAAATGGGAAGTTCTTCATTGATTTACAGGATGAATACTAA
- a CDS encoding TIGR04086 family membrane protein, with protein sequence MYGLIFIFAFAVICSLIFAFILRFTSAREGSVQYVITALSFIGLFGGGFLSGGKRKERGWLIGGITGLIYSFVVFLFQYLGFDRLFDAEQVIYHTCYTLIAMMGGILGVNIATNNSRRSA encoded by the coding sequence TTGTACGGATTAATTTTTATTTTTGCTTTTGCTGTAATTTGCAGCCTTATTTTTGCTTTTATTCTCAGATTTACGTCAGCTCGGGAAGGCTCGGTTCAGTATGTCATTACGGCTTTATCATTCATTGGACTTTTTGGGGGCGGTTTTCTTTCAGGAGGAAAGCGAAAAGAAAGAGGCTGGCTTATTGGTGGAATAACAGGGCTCATTTACTCATTCGTAGTATTTTTATTTCAATATCTTGGGTTTGACCGCTTATTTGACGCGGAACAAGTCATTTATCATACCTGCTATACCTTAATCGCGATGATGGGTGGCATTTTAGGAGTGAATATCGCCACAAATAATTCCCGACGATCAGCATAG